A single region of the Nitrosomonas sp. Is79A3 genome encodes:
- a CDS encoding energy transducer TonB, giving the protein MAVTIQTHETTSAAPGGYLASETNRMIVAMVASMLMHVIIFLGVTFQFPQPKFDKIASSLEVVLVNNKTLTKPKETELLAQDNLDGGGNTDADRRAKTPFPVLPKSKPVIDNNAAQQKFKQLEQEAKKLMAAVSDSPQIEQPSEHKNEAESKPVTTDPAELLLRSLDIVRLRAQVDQDHDDYQKRPKRKFVGARTKEYRFARYVEDWRLKVERIGNLNYPEAARKDKLYGNLQLTVSIRADGSVESIEINRSSGEKILDDAAINIVKLAGQNGFAPFPPDISQDTDILHITRTWVFASSDMLLSQ; this is encoded by the coding sequence TTGGCTGTTACCATTCAAACACACGAAACCACCTCAGCAGCGCCGGGCGGTTATCTAGCTTCCGAAACCAATCGCATGATTGTAGCGATGGTTGCTTCCATGCTAATGCATGTCATCATTTTTTTGGGGGTGACTTTTCAGTTCCCTCAACCGAAATTCGACAAAATTGCGTCATCCCTGGAAGTTGTGCTGGTTAACAACAAAACACTGACCAAACCGAAAGAAACCGAATTGCTTGCGCAAGATAATCTGGACGGCGGCGGCAACACGGACGCCGATCGCCGGGCAAAAACACCCTTTCCGGTACTGCCCAAAAGCAAACCGGTTATCGATAACAACGCAGCCCAGCAAAAATTTAAGCAACTGGAGCAGGAAGCTAAGAAACTGATGGCTGCGGTCAGCGATAGCCCGCAAATCGAACAACCTAGCGAACACAAGAACGAAGCCGAAAGCAAGCCAGTCACAACAGATCCGGCTGAGTTATTGCTGCGCAGTCTTGATATCGTCCGTCTCAGAGCACAGGTTGATCAAGATCATGATGACTACCAAAAGCGCCCGAAACGCAAATTTGTCGGGGCGCGCACCAAAGAGTACCGCTTTGCGCGCTATGTCGAGGATTGGCGCTTAAAAGTCGAACGCATCGGTAATTTGAATTACCCCGAAGCCGCCAGAAAAGATAAACTCTATGGCAATTTACAGCTTACCGTCAGCATTCGGGCGGATGGCAGTGTGGAGTCGATTGAAATCAATCGCTCATCCGGAGAAAAAATCCTCGATGACGCCGCCATCAATATTGTAAAACTCGCCGGACAAAATGGATTTGCGCCTTTCCCGCCTGATATCAGTCAGGATACGGATATCCTGCATATTACCCGCACCTGGGTATTTGCCTCTTCGGACATGCTGCTGAGTCAATAG
- the aroE gene encoding shikimate dehydrogenase translates to MLDSYAVIGNPISHSKSPLIHKTFAQQTNQAMQYAALLAPLDGFQATVESFRQQGGKGMNVTVPFKLEAYRLATRLTERATIAQAVNTLKFEYDEILGDNTDGAGLVRDIENNLGIPIAEKRILLLGAGGAARGVILPLLQQKPSLLAIANRTRGTAEALQDQFSAYGNIVMHIFMPSNAHFDIIINATSASLHDALPEIPAGVFAQATLAYDMMYRQESTRFLKFAQQNGTRQIADGIGMLVEQAAESFFLWRGIRPQTKPVIAMLKSQI, encoded by the coding sequence ATGCTCGATTCTTATGCCGTGATTGGCAATCCCATTTCACATAGCAAATCCCCCTTGATCCACAAAACCTTTGCACAACAGACAAACCAAGCGATGCAGTATGCCGCGCTTCTGGCGCCACTGGATGGTTTCCAGGCAACTGTGGAAAGCTTTCGTCAGCAAGGCGGCAAGGGCATGAATGTTACTGTGCCATTCAAGCTGGAAGCTTACCGGCTGGCCACCCGCTTAACGGAACGGGCGACCATCGCGCAGGCGGTCAATACACTTAAATTCGAATACGATGAAATTCTCGGTGATAACACCGATGGCGCAGGATTAGTCCGCGACATCGAGAACAATCTTGGAATTCCCATCGCAGAAAAACGCATATTGTTGCTGGGTGCTGGCGGTGCTGCACGCGGCGTCATCCTACCGCTGCTGCAACAAAAACCTTCGCTGCTGGCGATTGCTAACCGCACCCGCGGAACAGCAGAGGCACTGCAGGATCAGTTTAGTGCTTATGGAAATATTGTTATGCATATTTTTATGCCTTCTAATGCGCATTTTGACATTATCATCAATGCCACTTCCGCCAGCCTGCACGATGCGCTGCCTGAAATACCCGCCGGTGTTTTTGCGCAAGCTACACTCGCCTACGATATGATGTATCGCCAGGAGTCCACGCGCTTTCTCAAATTTGCACAACAAAATGGCACGCGTCAGATAGCGGATGGTATCGGCATGCTGGTGGAACAAGCGGCTGAATCCTTCTTTCTATGGCGCGGCATCCGGCCCCAAACAAAACCGGTGATTGCCATGTTGAAATCACAGATCTGA